One genomic segment of Gottschalkia acidurici 9a includes these proteins:
- a CDS encoding methionine ABC transporter ATP-binding protein, whose protein sequence is MITIKDLNKVYKSNNTTLEALKNINLEISKGEIFGVIGLSGAGKSTLIRTLNRLEEPTSGSIIIDGIDITELNKSQLRNLRKEVGMIFQHFNLLSSRTVFDNIAFPLEILGLNKKAIKERVVELLSLVGLSDKSSSYPSQLSGGQKQRVAIARALASNPKVLLCDEATSALDPQTTKSILNLLKEIQDKFKLTIVLITHQMEVIREICNRVAIIENGKIIELDTVEEVFSRPKTATAKAFISHIEPSSKSELVFPEIPGSKVVKLSYLGESAKEPILSNLIRNFEVDINIIDGDINELMSTCIGNLTIQITGDDNKVHEALSWLESHDISLEVIWNG, encoded by the coding sequence AATCTAGAGATATCTAAAGGTGAAATTTTTGGAGTTATAGGTCTAAGTGGTGCTGGAAAGTCTACACTCATTAGAACTTTAAATAGATTAGAAGAGCCTACTAGTGGTTCTATAATAATAGATGGAATTGATATAACTGAGTTAAACAAAAGTCAGCTAAGAAATCTTAGAAAAGAAGTTGGAATGATATTTCAACATTTCAACCTTTTGAGTTCTAGAACTGTGTTTGATAACATAGCTTTTCCATTGGAAATATTGGGGTTAAATAAAAAGGCAATAAAAGAAAGAGTTGTAGAGCTACTATCATTAGTAGGTTTGTCGGACAAGTCTAGTTCATATCCTTCACAATTAAGTGGTGGACAGAAGCAAAGAGTTGCTATAGCTAGAGCTTTGGCTAGCAATCCTAAGGTTTTACTATGTGATGAAGCTACTTCAGCACTTGATCCTCAAACTACTAAATCTATATTAAATCTTCTTAAAGAAATACAAGATAAGTTTAAACTTACTATAGTTTTAATAACTCATCAAATGGAAGTTATTCGTGAGATATGTAATAGAGTCGCTATTATAGAAAATGGTAAAATCATAGAGCTAGATACTGTAGAAGAAGTGTTTTCTAGACCTAAAACAGCTACTGCTAAAGCTTTTATCTCTCATATAGAGCCAAGCAGTAAAAGTGAATTAGTATTCCCTGAGATACCTGGCTCCAAAGTTGTTAAACTTAGTTACTTAGGTGAATCTGCAAAAGAACCTATATTGTCTAACTTAATTAGAAACTTTGAGGTAGATATTAATATAATTGATGGAGATATAAATGAACTCATGAGCACTTGTATAGGAAATTTAACTATACAAATTACTGGTGATGATAATAAAGTTCATGAAGCATTGAGTTGGCTAGAAAGCCATGATATTTCGCTGGAGGTGATATGGAATGGATAG
- a CDS encoding DUF1700 domain-containing protein: MNKKEFLNKLYISLRNITEAEKREIMEDYEEHFNVGIERGLSEEEISKKLGNPEHIGRQYKYNSLVNKAEENTTPLNIMRVLISGIGLGFFNLVLGLPIVATIVALLISGLAVGLSMGIAGVSISIASLLEPLNLPFINMVYIPNMASRFMLFFLGIGVFLLSIASTIGVFKLTQVFFKGILKYIKANAKIITG; encoded by the coding sequence TTGAATAAGAAAGAGTTCTTAAATAAACTATATATTAGCCTAAGAAATATCACTGAAGCAGAAAAAAGGGAGATAATGGAGGATTACGAAGAGCATTTTAATGTTGGAATAGAGAGAGGCTTAAGTGAGGAAGAGATATCAAAAAAATTAGGAAATCCTGAACATATAGGTAGACAATATAAGTACAATTCTCTGGTAAACAAAGCTGAGGAAAACACAACTCCTTTAAATATAATGAGAGTTTTAATATCTGGTATAGGATTAGGTTTCTTTAATTTAGTATTAGGTCTACCAATTGTAGCTACTATAGTTGCCTTACTTATATCAGGATTAGCAGTGGGGCTATCTATGGGAATCGCAGGAGTTAGTATTTCTATAGCAAGTTTATTAGAGCCGCTAAACTTACCATTCATTAATATGGTATACATTCCAAATATGGCTAGTAGGTTCATGTTATTTTTCTTAGGAATAGGAGTATTTTTATTAAGTATTGCATCTACAATAGGAGTTTTTAAATTAACACAAGTATTCTTCAAAGGCATATTAAAATATATAAAGGCAAATGCAAAAATAATTACAGGATAA
- the ppsA gene encoding phosphoenolpyruvate synthase, which yields MAFKYIKWFDEVDKEDIPLVGGKGANLGELTTKGVKVPPGFCVTASAYSDFIEKANLQDKILDILKDLDTEDTTELETKSAEVRMLIIQAEIPEDIKKDIIDAYEEFSKKVNVKDPEVAIRSSATAEDLPDASFAGQQDTYLHINGTEEVITHIKRCWASLWTGRAIYYRQDQGFKHEEVALSVVVQKMVNSKVAGVMFTANPITSAPDEILINASWGLGEAVVSGMVTPDDFVLSKSPLSIIERNVAEKNIMVIKNNDDVGTIEVHVSEFLGEEFVNKQCLTDIEVADLARNGMAIENLYKSPQDIEWGLDSDTGELYILQSRPITTLKETKAQETNVQVEELKSLVRGLGASPGIGSGKVKNIKDISEIDRIEDGDILVTVMTNPDMVPAMRKAAAVVTDEGGRTCHAAIVSRELGIPCIVGAKNGSEILTEGMEVTVDSTRGVVYEGIVMQQKEKSAEKSSESTVGISEDIISQLTAPITATKLYMNLGEPSMIEKYKNLPFDGIGLMRTELIFNNEIGAHPMYLLKTGQGDILIEKMSQAITKVAQELYPRPLVVRLSDFRTNEFRGLKGGDEVEPIEANPMIGWRGVSRYISEEYEEGFRLECKAIRKVREEFGLSNVYVMLPFVRTTWELIKVKEIMASEGLVQSNDFKIWIMAEVPSVIFQAEEFAQLVDGFSIGSNDLTQLTLGADRDSGILNSMGYFDERNPAIKTAIKMLIDAAHKYGKTVSICGQGPSTYPEFAEFLVQAGIDSISVNPDTVAYTRRLVASVEQKIILNKLRGL from the coding sequence AAGTTCCTCCAGGATTTTGCGTTACTGCATCAGCATATTCAGATTTTATAGAAAAAGCAAACTTACAAGATAAAATATTAGACATACTAAAAGATTTAGATACAGAAGATACTACTGAATTAGAAACAAAAAGTGCAGAAGTAAGAATGTTAATAATACAAGCAGAAATCCCTGAAGACATTAAAAAAGACATAATAGATGCTTATGAAGAATTTAGTAAAAAAGTAAATGTTAAAGATCCAGAAGTAGCTATCAGAAGTTCAGCTACAGCAGAAGATTTACCAGATGCATCTTTTGCAGGACAACAAGATACTTACTTACACATAAATGGAACAGAAGAAGTTATAACTCATATAAAAAGATGCTGGGCATCACTTTGGACAGGTAGAGCTATATACTACAGACAAGACCAAGGATTTAAACATGAAGAAGTGGCACTAAGTGTTGTAGTTCAAAAAATGGTAAATAGTAAAGTAGCAGGGGTTATGTTCACTGCAAACCCTATAACAAGTGCTCCAGATGAAATATTAATAAATGCTAGCTGGGGATTAGGAGAAGCTGTAGTATCAGGAATGGTTACTCCAGACGACTTTGTGTTAAGCAAATCTCCACTATCAATAATAGAGAGAAACGTAGCAGAAAAAAATATAATGGTAATAAAAAACAATGATGATGTAGGAACTATAGAAGTTCATGTATCAGAATTCTTAGGTGAAGAATTTGTAAATAAACAATGTTTAACGGATATAGAAGTAGCTGATTTAGCTAGAAATGGTATGGCAATAGAAAACCTATACAAATCACCTCAAGATATAGAGTGGGGACTAGATTCAGATACAGGAGAATTATATATACTACAATCAAGACCAATAACTACTTTAAAAGAGACAAAAGCTCAAGAAACTAATGTTCAAGTAGAAGAATTAAAATCATTAGTTAGAGGATTAGGAGCTTCACCAGGAATCGGTAGTGGTAAAGTTAAAAACATAAAAGATATATCTGAAATAGATAGAATAGAAGATGGAGATATTCTAGTAACTGTTATGACTAACCCAGATATGGTTCCAGCTATGAGAAAAGCAGCTGCTGTAGTTACAGATGAAGGTGGTAGAACTTGTCATGCGGCTATAGTATCTAGAGAGTTAGGAATTCCATGTATAGTAGGAGCTAAAAACGGTAGCGAAATACTTACAGAAGGAATGGAAGTTACAGTAGATTCAACTCGTGGAGTAGTATATGAAGGAATAGTTATGCAACAAAAAGAAAAATCAGCTGAAAAATCTTCTGAATCTACAGTAGGAATAAGTGAAGATATAATAAGCCAACTTACAGCTCCAATAACTGCAACAAAGCTATATATGAACCTTGGAGAGCCATCAATGATAGAAAAATATAAGAACTTACCATTTGATGGAATCGGACTTATGAGAACAGAACTTATATTTAATAATGAAATAGGAGCACATCCTATGTATTTATTAAAGACAGGTCAAGGAGATATACTAATAGAAAAAATGTCTCAAGCTATAACTAAAGTTGCTCAGGAATTATATCCAAGACCATTAGTTGTAAGATTAAGTGACTTTAGAACTAATGAGTTTAGAGGACTTAAAGGTGGAGACGAAGTTGAGCCTATAGAAGCTAACCCAATGATTGGTTGGAGAGGTGTTTCAAGATATATCTCTGAGGAATACGAAGAAGGATTCAGACTAGAGTGTAAAGCTATAAGAAAAGTAAGAGAAGAATTTGGACTATCAAATGTATATGTAATGCTTCCATTTGTAAGAACTACATGGGAACTTATAAAAGTAAAAGAAATAATGGCTAGTGAAGGATTAGTTCAAAGCAATGACTTTAAAATCTGGATAATGGCAGAAGTTCCATCAGTAATATTCCAAGCAGAAGAATTTGCTCAATTAGTAGACGGATTCAGTATAGGAAGTAATGACTTAACACAATTAACTTTAGGAGCAGATAGAGACTCAGGTATATTAAACAGCATGGGATACTTTGATGAAAGAAATCCAGCTATAAAAACAGCTATAAAAATGCTTATAGATGCGGCTCATAAATATGGAAAAACTGTTTCAATCTGTGGTCAAGGTCCATCAACTTACCCAGAATTTGCAGAATTCCTAGTTCAAGCTGGAATAGATAGTATCAGTGTAAATCCAGATACTGTAGCATACACTAGAAGATTAGTAGCTTCAGTTGAACAAAAAATAATATTAAACAAGTTAAGAGGATTATAA
- a CDS encoding methionine ABC transporter permease — protein sequence MDSLLELLLPSLWETLYMVSVSTIVSVLLGLPLGILLIITEKDGLWEKPILNSILGTVVNISRSFPFLILMILLFPLARLIVGTTIGTTATIVPLSIAAAPFVARVIESSLREVDGGIVEAALAMGSTNLEIIFKVLIPEAMPSIVSNITLTIINLIGYSAMAGTIGGGGLGDLAMRYGYHRFDPNIMAASVILIIVLVQVVQFIGNQVVFAINKRR from the coding sequence ATGGATAGTTTACTAGAATTACTATTACCTTCACTTTGGGAAACTTTATATATGGTATCCGTTTCAACTATTGTATCAGTATTATTAGGGCTACCCCTAGGTATATTGTTAATCATTACTGAAAAAGATGGTTTGTGGGAAAAACCTATTTTAAATTCTATATTAGGTACTGTAGTAAATATAAGTAGATCTTTCCCATTTTTAATACTTATGATACTGCTGTTTCCATTAGCACGTCTTATAGTGGGAACTACTATAGGAACTACAGCAACTATAGTTCCACTATCTATTGCTGCTGCACCTTTTGTTGCTAGAGTTATTGAAAGTTCTCTAAGAGAAGTTGATGGTGGAATAGTCGAAGCTGCTTTAGCTATGGGCTCTACAAATTTGGAAATAATATTTAAAGTGTTGATTCCTGAGGCTATGCCTTCAATAGTTTCTAATATAACTCTTACTATTATAAACTTAATTGGATATTCTGCTATGGCTGGTACTATAGGAGGAGGCGGTCTTGGAGACTTAGCAATGAGATATGGATATCATAGGTTTGATCCAAATATAATGGCTGCATCTGTTATACTCATAATAGTTCTAGTCCAAGTAGTTCAGTTTATAGGCAATCAAGTAGTTTTTGCCATTAACAAAAGAAGATAA
- a CDS encoding PadR family transcriptional regulator yields MNSQFKKGVLELCVLCALSQKDCYGYELVETISENIQISEGTIYPLLRKLVKEEYCTTYLKESQEGPPRKYYTLTELGVETKNKLIKEWYEFIDGVEGILSKVK; encoded by the coding sequence TTGAACTCACAATTTAAAAAGGGAGTCTTAGAACTATGCGTTTTGTGTGCTCTTTCTCAAAAAGACTGTTATGGATATGAGCTAGTTGAGACTATATCTGAAAATATACAAATATCAGAGGGTACAATCTATCCACTATTAAGGAAACTAGTGAAAGAAGAGTATTGTACAACATACTTGAAAGAATCTCAAGAGGGGCCGCCTAGAAAATATTACACTCTCACAGAACTAGGAGTAGAAACAAAGAACAAACTAATAAAAGAGTGGTACGAATTTATAGATGGAGTAGAAGGAATATTGTCTAAAGTAAAGTAA
- a CDS encoding GNAT family N-acetyltransferase, whose product MSNVYNIEEKHLIKCGELFVKAFNANPWNDNWTVDNAYKRLKDIYSTPNFIGLVYIENDEVKGAVLGNCETWYDGTDYNLKEIFIDVDHKGRGIGSTIIEELESKLNTLNINKIILNTLRAKEVSNFYIKNEYKELEDVVTMSKYIK is encoded by the coding sequence ATGAGTAATGTTTATAATATAGAGGAAAAACATTTAATAAAATGTGGAGAACTATTTGTAAAAGCATTTAATGCTAATCCATGGAATGATAATTGGACGGTCGATAATGCTTATAAAAGATTAAAAGATATTTACTCAACTCCTAACTTTATAGGACTAGTATATATAGAAAATGATGAAGTGAAAGGTGCAGTTCTAGGAAACTGTGAAACATGGTATGATGGAACAGACTATAATCTAAAGGAAATATTTATAGATGTAGACCATAAAGGCCGAGGAATTGGAAGTACAATTATTGAAGAATTAGAGTCAAAACTAAATACATTAAATATAAATAAGATTATACTAAATACTTTAAGAGCTAAAGAGGTATCAAATTTCTATATAAAAAATGAGTATAAGGAATTAGAAGATGTAGTTACTATGAGTAAATACATAAAGTAA
- a CDS encoding MetQ/NlpA family ABC transporter substrate-binding protein has product MKKSLGILLLVLILVSSLALAGCQKQADQSKDNGNIAEQNKTEKITLKVGASPEPHAKMLALVKEDLEKEGITLEVKEFSDYVQPNLVVNDKQLDANFFQHLPYLENFNKEKGTNLVSLGSIHLEPMGVYSEKIKSIDELKNGSTVTIPADATNGARALLILEKNGLIKLKKDAGFNATEKDIVENPKNLKFEALDSASLPRTLKDVDISVINGNYALEAGFDPQKDALILEENSSPYGNIIAIRKGDENRPELQALLKALQSDKIKKYIEENFKGGVIAGF; this is encoded by the coding sequence ATGAAAAAATCACTAGGTATTTTATTGCTTGTTCTTATACTTGTATCTTCTCTGGCATTAGCAGGATGCCAAAAACAAGCAGATCAGTCAAAAGATAATGGTAATATTGCTGAACAAAATAAAACTGAAAAAATCACTTTAAAAGTAGGAGCGTCTCCTGAACCTCATGCAAAAATGTTAGCTTTAGTTAAGGAAGATTTGGAAAAAGAAGGCATTACTTTAGAAGTAAAAGAATTTAGTGACTATGTTCAACCTAATTTAGTAGTAAATGATAAACAGTTAGATGCTAATTTCTTTCAACATCTACCTTACTTAGAAAACTTCAACAAAGAGAAAGGTACTAATTTAGTATCGTTAGGTTCTATCCACCTTGAGCCAATGGGAGTATACTCTGAGAAAATTAAATCAATAGATGAACTTAAGAATGGCTCTACTGTAACTATACCAGCAGATGCTACTAATGGAGCTAGAGCTCTTTTAATTCTTGAAAAGAATGGACTAATAAAATTAAAAAAAGATGCTGGCTTTAATGCTACTGAAAAAGATATAGTGGAAAATCCTAAAAACTTAAAATTTGAAGCGTTAGATTCAGCTTCACTTCCTAGAACTTTAAAAGACGTTGATATATCTGTTATAAATGGAAACTATGCATTAGAAGCTGGATTTGATCCTCAGAAAGATGCTTTAATATTAGAAGAAAATAGTTCTCCTTATGGTAATATCATTGCTATAAGAAAAGGTGATGAAAACAGACCAGAACTTCAAGCTCTTTTAAAAGCATTACAATCAGATAAAATCAAAAAGTATATAGAAGAAAACTTTAAAGGTGGAGTTATCGCAGGATTTTAG